ATTCTTCTGATCCTCCTTCATCTCCTTTCTCTTCATCACAGAACAAATCAATCAAATACACAAAATGTCAATAGTAAAATagcataaatttatttttttatgttagcCCTCTGGATTGTAAAACAAATGCAGAACAAATCAATCAAAACACACAAGATATGTTGAGCATCTAAAGAGAGAATTGGTATTGTAGAATAAATGCTAAAATATTAGGGAGTAGGGATTATAGGACTAGTGGGAAGAGTTGGGAGATTATTGACTGTCGAACTAGTGGATTCGAGTTGGAGTTTGTTTGCACTTTGCAGGCTTCTCACGCGACCACATGGAGTCAGGGAGGGGCTGAGGCAGGCACACGTGAGGCAAGTGGCGAGGCAGAATACCATTCTGCTTCATGACCATTGGGAGGCGATGGCCGCTGAGGCAGGCGCGTGTGAGCCTACAACTCAATGAGCGCTAGGTAGGCGGTGATTCGGCAAAGACAAAGTGGATGGAAAATAGGAATAGGGTTTTACTTTTACCGTTTTACAAAAGAGAGTTAGAGAGAAGGTTTTATCTTAACCATTGAATTGAGATTTAATATTTCATCTATAAGTtgtaatttattttgaaattctcATTGATTTTTTTTGTCGGCACGTGAGCTAACGCAAGCCAGCCACGGGTTGACCTGCCAGGACCTGCGACCTGCATGAGCTGACCTATTTAGGTCCGCCAGATGATGAGTTAATAAATTTTCAGTTCAATCCACTTAAATTATTTGGCGGAGCGGGTCAATCCGATGGCCCTAACCTAAACCGATCGCTTTACTAAAGGACACATGCTCACATTTCAAAGATCTGATCACTTGGAGGTGATTGAATATTTTGACTCTGATTTTACTGGATGCTTTGACAGTAGGAGGTCCACTTTAAACTATATTTCCATGCTTGGAGGGGTTATATCCTAGAAAAGCGTCAAACAAATGGTAGTAATCACTTCTACTATAGAGGTAGAGTTGATAGCATGTTAAGAAGCATCAAATCATGAGATTTGGCTACGCAACATAGTGTTGCAAATTGTTGATGACATTGACAGACCATTGAGAATCAACTATGATAATAAAGTAacagaactttatgccaagaataatCGTAGTTGATTGAAGTCAAAGCACATCAACATCAAGTTTCTAATCGTTAAAGAAAGAGTTAAGAGTTGATAGGTGTGATAGAGCACGTCAGCATGAATTTCATGTTGGCAGATTCACTCACCAAgggcttggtgcctaaggtgtttcatgagCGTGTTATAAATAGAGAGTCCTTTTACTCATCTAATGGGagtatgtatttattttattactctATATTTGTTAATAAAAACAAATACTTTATTTTGATTGTTATACGTGCTTAAAGCACAAAATGTTCATGGATATTTTGTTTGTTTGATActctaaaataaaatatcatgattTACTGCTGTTGTTTAACATAtagtgtttgtaaatatgatatagattcTTTTTGGAAACATAAAGTTGGATTATGATTTACTATTGTAGTTTAACATAAAGTGTTTACAAATATGATACATTATGACTAGTTGAAAATTGACAAGCAtatatcacatttcatgtaattttcgtACTACACATTCACTTCCATATCTTGATGTATGCCATCAATAAAATTAGTATTGTGATtattgttagagtttgttataattatatataataactaTGACTTTTTAGTACTATACGATGAAGTTAATGAACTAAATTGATTACTAGGGTATTCTATAACCATACAGATTGGTATTGTTTTTTATGTCAACTAATATTTTCTCATATGTTGTACACAAATCTCATGTAGcctaagtgagagattgttggatttTATTTCCTTTAGGTGAGCTTACATGCGATTTATAAATGAATTTATGTCGTTAAGAAACCCTATTGTGTGATTTAACTTAAGCTTATTGGATTTATATTGGATGTGAACTTCATATGTGTAAAACTTTAAACCCATACTGTTATTATCTATGAGCTAATAACATATGTGGATTGACTATATATGGGTTTTGATCCCTTTTGTATTAGGAATACTGACAGAACTCCTCATTTCTGATCGACGAGAGTTTTTTCGCACCATCACCCTACCTCCTCCGAAAGacccctcctcctcctcgtcctcctccttcttcttcttcttcttcttctgcggGATCCCAAGATCTCGAGGACGACGCTTTACGACAATGAATCTTTCGTTACATTCAAGTTTCATTGTCAttatttagtttttgtatttatttgttaTGCCACGCTTTCAATGTTACTAGATCTTTGTGCTTACGGTTGTTTTATCTATTTGAGACGTGGTTCAGAGAAAACTCAAATTCTAACATCTTTTTCATGAGAGAAAAATGTTATCAGTCAATGCTAATTTCTTGATGCTTCTATTGATaaaacatattttatttttggCGCTGGAGTCACTGAATGACTCCAAGTGTCATAATTGTCACCATTCAAATGTTTGGTGACCAAAATAATTGAaggaagtttgaaaattttatgatGCTAGGACGTCTAACATGACTCATATATACTTTTTGATTTATCTTAGTAGTcaatgaaaaattttgatagGATCGAAGTAGTCACCACCTCTAGGATTAATGAAATAGTAAAAGTTAGATACTACATTAAAAACAAATAGATGAGAGATTTAAGAAATGAGAAAAAGTGAGAGCGAGAGCAATCGACGGGAAGGGATGATTAATAACCGTCAATCGGGGTCGACAACATGTGCACTCAATGTTGAGCTAGGCAATGACATTATCCAAGGAAGAtgagagaagaagacaaaaggcGATGAAAGGAACAAATCTAAAAATTGGAAGTGGAGTTTGAGCTTTGGGTACGGAAGAGGTAAATTAAgcattaaaaaaaagaaagaacatATCAATTCTTTTATGTCAATTTAATATATTCGTAACATATGTCTATAATCTATGTATTTATATTTACCTTTTTTTTAATGTCCATAGTCTATAGGGCCAACATTAGGAGATCACTAAGATaacatatctattttttttaatgttaaattGTTggtcacatatatatatatatatgatgagaTTTTGGACAAGTGACTATGAGGAGAGGGGAAGAGAGATAAATTTATCACTCCTTAAAAGATTCATATACTTAtctcaacataacaaaatcagattaatttaactcaatcttaaattaatcaaaataactAGACCCATTTTAATCCATATTATTTTAGTCACCATGTTTACTGAATAAGTTTTATCTGAACCCCCAATTtgatgtttaaattttaatttactatGTCTCCTCGATaatagtgcaatagtaaaatGTCTTCTTAGTTTTTAAGATGCCTaatgaatttttttatatatatgctAGGTTGATCGCGaatgaaaatttttcataaagTCACAGGATTAGTTGGCGtacaacttaaaaaaatttaattcactTTGTGAATGAATTAAATAGTATAATACTCTAATTATCAAACAAAATGATTAAGTAATGAGATCGTAGGCAAGAGAAACTAAACCAAAACCAAACAATTGCACTTTGAATTTTGATTATTGATTTTTATTGGGCTCCGATGCTTCAAATCGTATCGGCCCATTATGTTAAACCGATGCCTAGTTATGTTAATGAAGTGGCAGACGGGCAGAGTTTCTGACACTCCCTCGGCTTCCATGGCGGCGGTAACCCGACGAAGCCTCTCTTCTTTCCTCTCGCGAACTCTGCGACCACCACTCTCCCGTTCCCCTCGTCCCTCCCGCTTCCTCGCTACTGTCTTCTCCCCCGAGGTTCGCTGTCCCGCGGGCGTGGTGCCGCAACTCCTTTTGTCCCGGTGGAAGACGACCTCCGGATCGGGGTATTCTCCTCTCAACGACCCTTCCCCTAACTGGAGCAACCGCCCTCCCAAGGAAACCATCCTCCTCGATGGCTGTGACTATGAGCACTGGCTCATCGTCATGGAGTTCCCTCACGACCCGAAGCCCTCCGAGGAGGAGATGATCTCTGCATACGTCAAAACCCTCGCAGATATTGTCGGCAGGTTCGAAAAGAGCTATTTTCTATATAAAGTTTGGATTTTTGTTCTAATAATTTGAAGTCGGTTGCTTTGGATTCAGTGAGGAGGAGGCGAAGAAGAAAATATACTCGGTTTGCACTACAACCTATACGGGATTTGGAGCTTTGATCTCTGAAGAACTTTCTTACAAAGTTAAAGGTATTGGTTTGAGGGATTTTATTTGTTTGTCAGAGAAACcattgtattttttttccttatgaaaaattcatttcatttgactgtCGGTTGCAGGATTGCCTGGAGTTCTCTGGGTTTTGCCTGATTCTTATCTGGATGTACCCAATAAGGACTATGGAGGTTGTTATTCAGTCTTTGTTCTCAAATCTCATTTACTTGATTTTGTATCTTCACGTGAATAACTTGCCAGCctttgtttcttttccaatcagtTGCTGTTTGTATCGTGATAGTTATCTTCGAATGGTGCAGGTGATCTATTTGTTGATGGTAAGGTCATACATAGACCACAATTTTGGTTCAATGAGAGGCAGCAAACAAGGAGCAAACCTCGACCTAGGTATGACAGGCGGCGCGAGACAATACAAGTTGAAAGAGGAGAGCCAATGCAGAGAGGGGGGTGGAGACAAGACCAAAGCCAACCTAGTTCACACCAGATGCCTGATAATTCACCACAAGGACACCCTAGTATGCAGCAAGGGGTTCAAAATGGGCAGCCAAGAGAAGTAAATTAAGGTTTGATAAAACCTTTATGTTAGGTCTGATAAAACTTTTATTTTAGGTCggataaaacttttatttttttgtgtAGTCTTGGAAATATATTTCATGCCTTCATATGAAGTGCTCTTATCTATATGATTTGTGACGGCTTGGAAACTATGTTCTAATGTTAATCTGATGTAAGATTTGCTTATGTTCTTCTCAATAATTTCATCTTGGTGTAGAAGTTCTGAAAAGCAAATTTTTAACCCAAATTCTCAAATGTGTGGTAAAGATAGAATCACATTTGCCATATGTTTCATAGGGCTCTGAGCGGATTATATTCTTTTGGTTAGCTCTACTTTTCTTAGTTGAGTTGTGCTGTCTGCTTGTTTTATCCATACCTTCATCTAAAATATGGTTTCTAGTGGTGCAAAAGCTTTCGATTCAGTTGAGATTACAAGGATTAAACTGAATACATACTGCATTTTGCTTCCTAATGGTTAATACATCTGGTGCTCAATTGTTCTAGGATCTAAAAGTAGTATTTGTACATAGCCACCAGAGGAATCCAATGTTCTATTCCTAAAAATAGTTTATTGTTAActtctgtcacgccccgggggggggggggggtctcatgtacgggtgacaatatgaaacattactacatacaaaatatacatcagccacattcggctggaatatatacacaatagaaataatataatcacgcaattaatatactcagccaacctggctggacataaatgaataaaaacaaccacacagttaacaacaacccacatgactggaaacatgcacagcggaagatacaaaataatacgaacgtaaaaccaacaacgacactaacaaaaatatctgcaaccaccagactagactccaaaaattcacatcgactcattgaaaagcaaaatacacaaaatcaacataccatccaaacaatactaaaacaaaacaagaaaactatcttcgagtgtgacgtgggactggcaaccgacatctctccaagcatccatgactcatctacttgttacttggcgaaagaaaatcattttgcgaggtggtgagtattggaactcagcgggtaaagaaagatagtgcatgaacataatgtacaaatagaaattgGGCCAAGAGTATATAGTCTCATaaaaggaaatagcagatactaaaatagaatcaaaacaaatgctcatacctgaaaccatatcctaggctaggtatagtaggttagAACTGGTACTactctgctacagtactgctcataactacagaggtaataagcaaggtatatacaaatttccaatgactaaacatcggcaacgagaatatatctcaacacaagcacATCAGCATATGCGAACAACAGCAGTAactaagcaataacagcatatataaacagcagcagccataacaaatataataacaacagcgtatgcacggatggtcactcccgcccacctctctgcaccatgacccctgtatggtcgagaggccgggtcagtgacagattgtacaccgctccagctaccactcacacgagtagtcgaggggacagttgcatagtagctaactagctacatctgcgacggggtccctgctgcttgtaactccagctaccactcacacatgtggccgagtgcggcacgacaggacaagcgacatcaactccagctaccactctctcgagtggccgaggatgcggcatgcatgcaatggcatgatgcaaacaatgcaacagtcatcatatatatataagcagaaacaggtatgctacatgaagccagcatgctcaacataatatataaataaacaacagtcaaagcatacaaacatggtatctagtatttgctactgatcatggacaacaacaagagactgtatggatataaaaacgagtaactcaaaggttttgagtggaagtatcaagcataggaaaaattacaagtggagtcaaggtaaaacaattcttatccaaaatagctcatgcactaagtttgaAGAACTagagaatcaaagtaagaagtacccgcctttatacgtagatcatgTCCTTTAGTGTCTTCAAATCAAAGAGCACGTCTCTAGCTCCAATCTACATGTAAGGTGTATCAAGAATCAACTCATGAACCAACCTATCTATTAATTCCCTGTTAATATATTAATCCCTCCattaattgaattataatttaatcaagtgacctcaattaatcaattaattacctAATTATTTATTAATCATCTAATCCATCTATTAATCTCAATTAATCAACCTTtaaccattaatttaatttacttaaatctataatcaagaTTATTAATCGATTTAGTGATTAGTTAATCCAAATCTAATTAACATAATTAATCGTCAATTAACGAATAATCTAGGTTagtcaagaatcaaaaatttcgtTTAATTAACCGTTACCCAAAAGTTCAAAACAGGGCTTtggctccttctccttcttcgacAGTTTCTTCCCCGACAGCGTGGCAGCTGTCGGTAGTCGGCTGGGATTCTGATCTGGTCGTGCCGAGAAGACGACGACTGGAGATGGTAACGATGGCGCTGGAGGTGACGCTCTGCGGTGGTGGCCTCGGATCGGCTGCATTCGGAGCGTAGCGCTGCCGCACAAGGAAGAGGCATGGCATCAACTCAGATCGCACGGTGACATATCCCATCGAAGAGGGAAGGAGGGAGCCGGCCAGCCGCCAAGCGCCGAAGATGAGGTTTCGGCCTGCCTGCGCGTGACGGTTGTAGTGCATCGCTAGCGGCGGCGTCGATCATCCCCGCGGCGGAATAACACCGTCGTACGCCTGGTGAAGGAGAGACGCGAAGGTCCTCGTCGGTTGAACTCCTCCAGGATGAAACTATCCCCCGTCGGAGTCGGCCTCGATCATCATCCGGCGAAGCTCCTCATCGGAGGTGGGTGGCAGAAGCTCGCGAGTGCCGCGGCGAGCTCCTCAGGCAAGATTTTGTCGTCGTGCTCGAGGTCACCGGAagcaaaggaggaggaggaggaagaggtggaggGCGGCCTCGGTCGTCCGCGAGCAGTGGCGTCGCCGATCGGGAGTGCAGCGGCGCCGCATCGCGATCACgaggaagaaaacacaaacttcaCATTACGAACTTAGGTTTGATTTAATTATAACTTAGGTTTATAAATCAATTAACTCCCATTTTAATTGGATATTTCTAAACAGACTTTCTATCTTACCCATTTATCCCATAAAATCTAAAATGAGTCctttaaaattcataaaaattccaataaattttctaaaattcacaCGAACTTATTTCCGGATAAATTATCTGaccaatatatttattttccttataatAATTCAATAATATTAAATTCCAAGTATTTAcatctttatttatatttttggtatattacaACTTCTTTTTCGTTTGACATGACCCTCAAAGTTGTTTGCAAGTAGGAAACTGGATGGTTTTGGCCTTTATGTCTTGTTCCAAAAATTTCCTTGTAGTACATGTAGATTTTGCCCAAGGTTTAATATGTTTCGTGCTAGAATTTTGGCCCTCAATCAAAATACGATTTTGGTGTACTATGCCTATTCTTGGCACACTAACGAAACTCAATCGAGATATCATTATTCAATGTAAATTTTTTTTGACACAATTCCTCACACTTTTGATGCATGCTGAAGCGTGTTGGGTATCTGCATGGAATGTATTTTTCGTATGGGCAGCAGATGACTGGTTGAAGTGATCAAACAATATTGGATAATAAATTTTGATCGTGCCACCTTGCACCATTAAATTTTACTATGATTATGTCTACCAACGTTTAGCTTGAAGTGATCATTGTTTAGTTCGTGTATATTAGAAGGGTAAAATATTTCTAGTATAGAAGAAAGAGATGGAATGGCCAGATAAATGAAAATAAAGGTATAGAATGAAAAGAGAAGAAAACGAATAAAATAATTGATGATTCCTAAATATCCTCGTGTTGGGATAGAATTGAAAGCAAAAAAAAGAGATGCAGGCCTTTTCCCATTAAATCAGAGTTCTTTTGTCTTTATATTCATAACTTAGTATGAGTTTGATATCGTAAATTCTTATACATCAGCTGAACTTCCTTTGAATCGAGAGGAATTAAAATAGTTGTCCCTGGGGCAATAGCTAGACTCTCTAATGGATAATCAAGGAACCTAAAAATATTGGTCATTTGGATGAGCCTTTATTAGTGTTTTTCAATTTATCTTGATAGATTAGTTGGTTGGAATAATTGGATAgctgaattattaaaaaataaaaataaaatggagATTCTTGCCTTTTAGGTAGATAAGATTGCTGAATTTTTAATAATTCTGGTGTTGCGGATAGTTCCTATGAGTGGTTGTGGTCTAGGTGGCCACTGTATTCAATATGTATGCATATTGTCGATTCATTATTCTCCAAATGTTTTTTGCTTCTCCCTAAAGCAAGTTGGAAGTAGTCGTGAGTTAGCTTTTGTGGTTAATAATATTCAATTCAGGTTAGTTTGGCTTTGTTGGTAATTACCTTAATCTTGTCATTCAAGTGAGATGGTAATTCAGATGAAAATAAATTTAGTTCTTGTGATTTCTACTATTGGTTGATGTAGTTAAACAAATTTATCTTGGAAATGCATTTCGTGAACATCATAGATGAATGTGGGGTGTTCTTTTAGGCATTTCTAACGCAACATTTTATCAGAAATTTTGACAATTTTTAGTTATTTTGTTAGAATAAAAAAACCTAACCCAGTTGCATGATTCTCACATCCCAAGATTGTCTTGGCTACAGGATGTTATTTATTTTCTTGCTTGCAGATTGATTAATTGTTTTCTTAGTGCaaaaaaatactaataaaataaatactCACATTCTCTGGCAAAGATGTTAATCTATTATCAAACGTAGAAATTTAGTATCATCAATATTATGCTTATATGAACACTGTCAAAGGTGTAGAAAATTATTGTGGTAAATTTCTATTGTTTTGAGTTGGTTCAAGGTTGACTCATGCATATAGTCTACTAGAGATTTACACCTTATTATGGGGAAGGAATTGAATTGGGAATGACTAATGCCAGGGGAAAAAAGGGTGACTGGAATTATTTGCAATTATTTCCTTAACAAGGGAAGAAATTGTTTAAAGAAATTAGTCTCTACATTTGCCATTGCCTACAAAATGAGGCAGGCAAAAGTTGTGTTTCTACAAACTGCCCTTTTAATAAATACTTCGACAATGTCTACCTCCGAAAATTCATCGCCACTAGTGTGGATAAGGAAGTGATTTCGTGTCATCAGAAGGAACCTTTTTCTTCTTTAGAATTGAGTTTGTGCTTTTGATGAGTTCTGAATCATATTTCAGCACATTGGAGACACGATGAAAGTTGGAACTTACCTTGATTGAGGTGCTAACAAAGATCGATTAGACTAAACCCAAGAGAAAACGAGAGATTATATTTTATGGGCACTGAGCTACTCAAGTGAAATTGAATTTCTAATAACGTAGCATAAAAATTCGATAGCAATAGTCTTGGTGGTAAAGGATCATATGTTGACCTTGGACGTTCCACGGATCAGTCCCATAATGATTTATAGAGGGGTAaatcaaggatttttttttttcttttgaatcgTGACCATTACATAAGGAAGGATGGAAATCTGTCCAACATTTCATTGCAGGATAGCAATACTCTTGATCCTTTGGAAGGAATCTTAGGACAAGAGATATCTAATTGAAGCATCTCAAAATAACAGGGAGATTAGGCAAAATAATTCATTACTCGTTTCGTCTTATGAGAGAGATTAAATACCCAATTAGATATTTTGTACTTGTAAAACTATCTTTCTATTGCTTTTATATATTCGACTGTTATAATGATGGATTGATAAAGtgtaaaagagataaaaaaaaaatctattattaGTTGATGAAGCAGAATATTAATTACCACTATCTAACTTTTCTGACCCAACATAGTTTAGAAAACATTACAAGCTAGAGGAGATGCTAATGGGAAGATGACGGTGAAGaaacttttaatattttttttgattgtttgaattttgatCCCAATGTTTTTAGACATCTCAACCCCAAACGCAATCAAAGGTAGTTTCTACTAAAGAGAGGGAACACAAAACTCTTACTTTTAAGGAAAAGATCAATTGATAATTAGTCAAATCTACTTGATATAGTTGGTAACAAGAACATGCTGAGAGTGATATAATATTATCATTGTCATTGATCTGGTCTGAAATAAAGGGATGGATAAACTCTTAGGATATATTTGGTTCAAGTTATTAtgcaagtaatcacataactaagattataggaaataaaacataaccaaatattatttggttcaacttaggtaatacaacaaaaatttatttatttaaacattttaatgaatacctaatttaatattttactatattactttTACTTACAAAACCAACCAATATATATGTTTTAAactctatgttttttttattttttatttcttttcattttttaaaaaaaattttaaagtttttttatttttaaatttttttacattttttacattttttatgttttttacgttttttaaatttttaaattttttatgtttttaattttttaatggttttttctatttttcctatttttataattttttatgtttttttattttttaatgtttttttattttgtatgtttttttccttttttctattatttttaaatttttttacgtttttttttctatttttaatgtttttaacattttcctattttattgtttattttttttatttttttctttatatttttcttttttatcacatttatttgaggatattttgggtaaaaaaattttgttaacCTTGGAATCAAGAAAAATTTCAGTTTTTCGAGGTTTTTCAATTTCGGATTGCATACCCTTTTTACTGACGTGTCAGACATAGAACATTACTCGGAAATCATTGATTACTTAAACCAAATAgggttttcgttgataaccttggatggttaaccaaggttatcaaagaTAACCCTCAACCAAATGCACCCTTAAAGGATTGTCTTTATGTTGCCTTGGGCCATGTTAGTTTCTAATGGATTTGTCTTCTTCAATCAGGTCATCTTCATAGCGAATCAGATAT
This genomic stretch from Zingiber officinale cultivar Zhangliang chromosome 7A, Zo_v1.1, whole genome shotgun sequence harbors:
- the LOC122000350 gene encoding multiple organellar RNA editing factor 3, mitochondrial-like, producing MAAVTRRSLSSFLSRTLRPPLSRSPRPSRFLATVFSPEVRCPAGVVPQLLLSRWKTTSGSGYSPLNDPSPNWSNRPPKETILLDGCDYEHWLIVMEFPHDPKPSEEEMISAYVKTLADIVGSEEEAKKKIYSVCTTTYTGFGALISEELSYKVKGLPGVLWVLPDSYLDVPNKDYGGDLFVDGKVIHRPQFWFNERQQTRSKPRPRYDRRRETIQVERGEPMQRGGWRQDQSQPSSHQMPDNSPQGHPSMQQGVQNGQPREVN